The Fulvia fulva chromosome 13, complete sequence genome window below encodes:
- a CDS encoding Cytochrome P450 monooxygenase cicH — protein sequence MANMGHMPWKMFWFNNPVARYLTRTFGGERMNTFETFLDWLEKRVDQRMREGPGDRRPDMLLQYFINGKTPGGSAVSKAEVMIEGVNILGAGADPTAVAILAVLGQLLLNDEALQKVRAEVDAAHAAGQASFRGLEKLPYLTAAIRESMWLHPSITYQLPRISPAEGVQIAQYHIPSTVSCGISPAAMNLTGELFGNDADRWVPERWMPADDSAEEGKRLRVIEQNLTTSGMGSRSCVGRNLAIVEVYKYIASFVLNFDAEVVNQKQPWTTKSQWFSFQRDFWVRLSLRESVKRSSLK from the exons ATGGCCAACATGGGGCATATGCCGTGGAAGATGTTCTGGTTCAATAATCCTGTGGCCCGTTACCTGACGCGCACTTTTGGCGGAGAGCGCATGAATACCTTCGAAACATTTCTGGACTGGCTGGAGAAGCGCGTCGACCAAAGGATGCGCGAAGGTCCAGGTGACCGAAGACCTGACATGCTGCTGCAGTACTTCATCAATGGCAAGACACCTGGCGGGAGTGCTGTAAGCAAGGCGGAAGTCATGATCGAAGGCGTCAACATTCTGGGCGCCGGGGCCGATCCAACGGCAGTGGCCATTTTGGCGGTGCTCGGTCAATTGCTTTTGAACGACGAAGCGCTACAGAAAGTCAGAGCCGAGGTAGACGCCGCTCATGCTGCTGGGCAGGCATCTTTCAGGGGATTGGAGAAGCTGCCGTATCTCACAGCTGCGATTCGTGAGAGTATGTGGCTACATCCATCCATCACCTACCAGCTGCCAAGGATTTCTCCAGCGGAAGGTGTACAGATCGCACAGTACCACATACCTAGCACCGTATCGTGCGGCATTAGCCCTGCTGCAATGAACCTAACTGGCGAGTTGTTTGGCAACGATGCCGATAGATGGGTGCCGGAACGCTGGATGCCCGCAGACGACAGTGCAGAGGAGGGCAAGCGCCTGCGTGTCATAGAACAAAATCTGACCACG TCTGGCATGGGCAGTCGTAGCTGCGTCGGGCGCAATCTGGCCATCGTCGAAGTCTACAAGTATATCGCGAGTTTTGTGCTGAATTTTGATGCTGAAGTAGTAAACCAGAAGCAACCCTGGACCACCAAGTCTCAATGGTTCAGCTTTCAGCGGGACTTCTGGGTACGGCTCAGCCTACGGGAGTCGGTGAAGCGAAGTAGTCTCAAGTAG
- a CDS encoding Dothistromin biosynthesis peroxidase dotB, whose protein sequence is MSCWVLLPMPSQHQRWGSCRTLERMAVSKRAIDPTKPVPVTGDHAYQPANFAAGEIRGLCPGLNALANHGYLPRSGVGTIEDFSAITDVFGVDIPLAQFLAVYGAVFDGDLLSWSIIGGPPPDSLVGGLLGGTGLIGKPQGLSGSHNKYEGDASPTRGDLYVTGNNFRSLPENFQALYDMQKDVVNPNYDLTVLGHHRSNRFENSIATNPYFFNASVPGLAVLPAAYSFICRLRANHTGADPQEGTLDKETLKASFGYPGPDDKLVHTPGTERIPENCGGRRRPLFRFHQPDIPFRWTGEVNTFTGVNVGDLSGGVFNGQTLAEGNNAWCFAMQFAAGTAPDVLKPLFGALDKPISMIRAVTGQASSVLGCPQLQATDDSQFDQFPGSAKLSSKGTY, encoded by the exons ATGTCCTGTTGGGTGCTGCTGCCCATGCCCTCCCAACATCAAAGATGGGGAAGCTGCCGTACTTTGGAGCGAATGGCCGTATCAAAGCGCGCAATCGATCCCACGAAACCTGTTCCCGTGACAGGCGACCACGCATATCAACCAGCCAACTTCGCAGCTGGAGAGATCCGAGGCCTATGCCCTGGTCTAAACGCTCTG GCGAATCATGGATACCTCCCACGGAGTGGCGTTGGCACCATCGAGGACTTTTCTGCTATCACCGATGTCTTC GGTGTCGATATTCCGCTTGCCCAGTTCTTGGCCGTCTACGGTGCCGTCTTCGATGGCGATCTCTTGTCGTGGTCCATCATCGGCGGGCCTCCACCGGATAGCCTCGTTGGCGGACTTCTTGGTGGCACAGGCCTGATTGGAAAGCCTCAAGGCCTTTCGGGATCCCATAACAA ATATGAGGGCGATGCCTCGCCGACTCGTGGAGACCTCTACGTCAC TGGTAATAATTTCCGAAGCCTTCCCGAGAACTTTCAAGCTCTCTACGACATGCAGAAGGATGTTGTAAACCCAAACTACGACCTCACGGTCCTTGGTCACCATAGGTCGAATCGCTTCGAGAACTCCATCGCCACGAACCCATATTTCTTCAACGCA TCTGTCCCCGGTCTTGCCGTACTTCCAGCTGCGTATTCTTTCATCTGCCGCCTCAGGGCCAACCACACCGGCGCGGATCCACAGGAGGGAACATTGGATAAAGAGACTCTGAAGGCTTCCTTCGGTTACCCTGGTCCAGACGATAAATTGGTGCACACACCCGGCACAGAGCGCATTCCCGAGAATTGTGG CGGTCGCCGCCGGCCTCTTTTTCGATTCCATCAACCCGACATTCCTTTCCGTTGGACTGGCGAGGTAAACACCTTCACTGGTGTTAACGTCGGGGACCTTTCTGGGGGTGTCTTCAACGGGCAGACCCTGGCTGAAGGCAATAATGCATGGTGCTTTGCCATGCAATTTGCCGCAGGCACTGCGCCAGATGTTTTGAAGCCACTCTTCGGCGCTCTGGACAAGCCTATTTCTATGATACGGGCGGTGACGGGCCAAGCCTCAAGTGTTTTGGGTTGCCCTCAGTTGCAGGCTACCGACGACAGCCAGTTCGATCAGTTCCCGGGCAGCGCTAAGTTGTCGAGTAAGGGAACTTACTAA
- a CDS encoding 26S proteasome non-ATPase regulatory subunit 12: protein MSGDGSIIKADRDYTKEVDAAIPEAEKIAQNGQTQQAVDKLLSLEKQTRQSSDLPSTSRLLVAIVTISKQSGDWSLLNEQVQLLSKKHGQLKQAITKMVQVVMGFLDDTPSLNSKLSVIETLRTVTEGKIFVEVERARVTRTLSNIKHQQKDITAAKDILCELQVETFGSMSRREKTEFILDQVSLCIEDGDWTQAGILSRKISTRYFSRKPKKTAEELEKARKEKEERERMRSDGTIGEEEPEDDDPTDLKLRYYEQQITLAKHDDKYLEACKHYRQVLDTEAVEEDATKLSAALARVIYFVLLAPYDNEQSDLLHRIAQDSRISTHTPREGQLLKLFTVPELMRWPSVESNYGEHLTATDIFDLKENKKDPKAHQRWLDFRKRVIEHNVRVIAKYYTRVHFSRLTQLLDLSESETEKYISDLVTSKTIYARIDRPAQIVTFEKKRDADEVLNEWSSNMKQLLGLLERIDHLITKEEMMARIQPVAEKQSSKATAKA from the exons ATGTCGGGCGATGGCTCCATCATAAAAGCCGACAGAGACTACACCAAGGAAGTCGATGCTGCCATCCCAGAGGCTGAGAAGATCGCACAA AATGGACAAACACAGCAGGCAGTCGACAAGCTGCTCAGTCTCGAGAAGCAGACACGACAATCATCCGATCTCCCATCCACATCGCGCCTCCTCGTAGCAATCGTCACGATATCGAAGCAGTCTGGCGACTGGTCACTACTGAATGAGCAGGTGCAGCTGCTCAGCAAGAAGCATGGACAGCTCAAGCAGGCCATCACCAAGATGGTCCAGGTTGTCATGGGCTTCTTGGACGACACACCGAGCTTGAACAGCAAGCTGAGCGTCATCGAGACTTTGCGGACTGTGACTGAGGGCAAG ATCTTCGTCGAAGTCGAGCGAGCACGTGTCACACGAACACTATCCAACATCAAGCACCAGCAAAAGGACATCACGGCTGCGAAGGACATCCTCTGCGAGCTGCAGGTCGAGACTTTCGGGTCGATGAGCAGGAGGGAGAAGACTGAGTTCATCCTAGATCAGGTATCGCTCTGCATTGAGGATGGCGACTGGACACAGGCCGGCATCTTATCACGAAAGATCAGCACACGATATTTCTCGCGCAAGCCAAAGAAGACAGCGGAGGAGCTCGAGAAGGCACGAAAGGAGAAGGAAGAGCGGGAGCGCATGCGATCAGATGGCACAATAGGCGAGGAAGAGCCAGAGGACGATGACCCGACGGATCTCAAGCTGCGATACTACGAGCAGCAAATCACACTCGCCAAGCACGACGACAAGTATCTTGAGGCTTGCAAGCACTACCGGCAGGTGCTCGACACGGAGGCTGTGGAAGAGGACGCGACCAAGCTGAGTGCGGCTTTGGCTCGCGTCATCTACTTCGTCCTTTTGGCACCTTACGACAACGAGCAGTCCGATCTTCTCCATCGCATTGCACAGGACAGTCGCATCAGCACGCATACTCCAAGAGAGGGCCAGCTGTTGAAGCTCTTCACAGTGCCAGAGCTCATGCGATGGCCTTCCGTCGAGTCGAATTACGGCGAGCATCTCACCGCAACGGACATTTTCGACCTCAAGGAGAACAAGAAGGACCCCAAGGCACACCAGCGGTGGTTGGACTTCCGCAAGCGCGTTATCGAGCACAACGTTCGTGTCATCGCGAAGTACTACACCCGCGTGCACTTCTCGCGCCTCACACAGCTTCTGGATCTGTCGGAATCGGAGACTGAGAAGTACATCTCGGATCTTGTCACCAGCAAGACCATATACGCCCGCATCGATCGACCGGCCCAGATCGTCACTTTTGAGAAGAAGCGTGACGCCGATGAAGTTCTGAACGAGTGGAGCAGCAACATGAAGCAGTTGCTGGGGTTGCTCGAGCGTATCGACCATTTGATCACGAAGGAGGAAATGATGGCTCGCATTCAGCCCGTGGCTGAGAAGCAGTCGAGCAAGGCTACTGCTAAGGCTTAG
- a CDS encoding FAD-binding monooxygenase ktnD, whose amino-acid sequence MATTHEAAATIDVVIIDVVIIGARISGMTLAIDLIRLGHGRSFLIIEKGHRIGGTWFDTFAPNPDWSRECPTQPEIQRYLTGTQTIGLRFVVSAVGQLKLPKYPKIPGIEDFAGLDLRGKRVAVIGNGATAIQIVPELAKTAKSLVVFQRSPNWVTPRDDSTISAWRQSMDIREAYWSVLVDTDGETHQTLKSIASQQLNTQLPGDERSELRKVLTPNYPPGCKRILISDDYYPALGKPHVTLKTAAIEKITDEGIRASTGWNSAKVDGIIYATGFQATQFLSPIHIGVSGQDTLAERWTKGAYAFKGIMVPKLPNFAIMYGPNTDLGHSARGYLRITPRESATKAWNDKLQASLGRSTLASDQCSSWYKSDNGLIATNWSETVVDYQLEVSTIDWSEYEMQGPGASDLRAKGRVSWSRVVEESQPWFSSWTSVISIGLPVRVLAAATLLSSRWLQTLILPG is encoded by the exons ATGGCCACAACGCACGAAGCGGCGGCGACCATCGACGTGGTCATCATCGACGTGGTCATCATCGGCGCCAGGATCTCTGGCATGACTTTAGCCATTGACCTGATAAGACTCGGCCACGGCAGGAGCTTTTTGATCATTGAGAAGGGTCATCGCATCGGCGGCACTTGGTTTGACACCTTCGCACCCAACCCAGACTGGTCTCGAGAGTGTCCGACGCAGCCCGAGATCCAGCGATACTTGACTGGT ACACAGACAATTGGCTTACGCTTTGTCGTATCAGCCGTCGGCCAGCTGAAATTACCTAAGTATCCGAAAATCCCGGGAATCGAAGACTTTGCAGGAC TCGATCTTCGTGGGAAGCGAGTCGCGGTCATAGGAAATG GTGCAACTGCCATTCAGATCGTACCTGAGCTCGCAAAGACTGCAAAGTCTCTAGTTGTCTTCCAAAGATCACCAAACTGGGTAACACCTCGAGATGATTCCACGATTTCGGCCTGGCGCCAATCC ATGGATATTCGCGAAGCGTATTGGTCGGTACTGGTGGACACAGATGGCGAGACTCACCAGACCTTGAAATCTATTGCTTCCCAGCAACTCAATACGCAGCTTCCTGGCGACGAGCGTTCAGAGTTGCGTAAAGTGCTCACGCCCAACTACCCGCCTGGTTGCAAGCGCATCCTCATCAGCGATGACTACTATCCGGCGCTCGGCAAGCCTCACGTTACCTTAAAGACCGCCGCAATCGAAAAGATCACTGACGAAGGTATCCGTGCCTCGACAGGCTGGAACTCAGCTAAAG TTGATGGAATCATCTATGCGACAGGCTTCCAAGCCACACAGTTTCTCTCCCCAATACACATTGGAGTATCTGGCCAAGATACGCTTGCCGAACGTTGGACCAAGGGAGCGTATGCATTCAAAGGCATCATGGTTCCGAAACTCCCAAACTTCGCTATAATGTACGGACCTAACACCGATCTCGG ACATTCTGCTCGCGGATACCTACGCATCACGCCTCGCGAGTCTGCCACCAAGGCTTGGAATGACAAGCTTCAAGCATCACTTGGGAGAAGCACTTTGGCCAGTGACCAATGCAGCTCGTGGTACAAATCAGACAACGGCTTGATTGCCACGAATTGGTCTGAGACTGTGGTCGATTACCAACTCGAAGTCAGCACCATTGATTGGAGCGAGTATGAGATGCAAGGCCCCGGTGCGTCCGACCTACGTGCCAAAGGCCGAGTAAGCTGGTCGAGGGTCGTAGAGGAGTCGCAACCGTGGTTCTCCAGTTGGACCAGCGTCATTTCGATCGGGCTGCCAGTGAGAGTCCTTGCGGCCGCAACTCTACTCAGTAGTCGATGGCTTCAGACACTAATACTACCTGGATGA
- a CDS encoding Putative epoxide hydrolase: protein MAPFSGVLEARPFKVSVSEEAITDFKQLLRLAKIGPATLENSTKASPAYGLSREWTENAREYWLNNYDWRKTEQRINSFESFKANIASGAGDATDVHFIALRSAKENAIPVVLLHGWPGSPLEFLGLLENARAKYGTDELPYTFIVPSLPGYGFSSGPSLQTESTCESMAEVINSLMLGLGFGSGYIAQGGDIGSFVARILAARHGACKAAHINFALMPPPEGVPPENIDPAELQGLQRAGAFGAQGDAYAREHGQRPATIGLLLSTSPLALLIWIGEKFLDWVDEPLSLDQILDSVSLYWFTETFPRAIYPYRQFFGPAPEAIPLKHYVDKPLGYSCFPAEIAPIPKAWVATTGNLVWYKRHEKGGHFAAMERPQHLLQDIEEFVAAVWK from the exons ATGGCTCCATTCTCAGGTGTTCTCGAGGCCCGACCCTTTAAAGTGTCTGTCTCAGAGGAAGCAATCACAGACTTCAAGCAGCTTCTACGTCTTGCGAAGATCGGGCCTGCTACTCTTGAGAACTCCACAAAGGCCAGTCCAGCGTATGGCCTCTCGCGAGAGTGGACAGAGAATGCGCGAGAGTATTGGTTGAACAATTATGACTG GCGAAAAACCGAACAACGCATCAACTCTTTCGAGAGTTTCAAGGCAAACATTGCAAGCGGCGCTGGTGATGCCACTGATGTGCATTTCATCGCCCTTCGATCTGCCAAGGAGAATGCAATTCCGGTGGTCTTGCTTCATGGGTGGCCTGGAAGTCCGCTGGAGTTCCTCGGTCTGCTTGAGAACGCTCGCGCCAAGTACGGTACCGACGAGTTACCTTATACCTTTATCGTACCATCCTTGCCAGGCTACGGGTTCTCATCCGGGCCATCGCTGCAGACAGAGTCGACCTGTGAGTCGATGGCGGAAGTGATTAACAGTCTCATGCTCGGGCTCGGCTTTGGAAGTGGATACATCGCCCAAGGCGGTGATATTGGCAGCTTCGTTGCTCGCATACTGGCAGCCAGACATGGAGCTTGCAAAGCGGCGCACA TCAACTTTGCTCTAATGCCGCCGCCGGAAGGCGTTCCACCAGAGAATATTGATCCAGCGGAACTGCAGGGCCTACAGCGAGCGGGTGCGTTCGGAGCTCAAGGAGATGCGTATGCAAGAGAACATGGCCAGCGCCCTGCCACGATCGGACTCCTGCTCTCTACATCGCCGCTGGCATTGCTGATATG GATCGGCGAGAAGTTCCTGGACTGGGTAGATGAGCCTCTAAGCCTAGACCAGATCCTGGACAGCGTCTCATTGTACTGGTTCACCGAGACATTCCCCCGAGCCATCTATCCTTACCGCCAGTTCTTTGGTCCAGCTCCAGAGGCTATTCCATTGAAGCACTATGTCGATAAACCTTTGGGCTACTCGTGCTTTCCGGCAGAGATTGCACCTATTCCGAAAGCATGGGTCGCCACGACTGGCAACCTTGTCTGGTACAAACGTCATGAGAAGGGTGGGCATTTCGCAGCCATGGAGAGACCGCAGCACTTATTGCAAGATATCGAAGAATTTGTGGCAGCTGTGTGGAAGTAA
- a CDS encoding Tyrosinase-like protein orsC, with protein MMKSTIITYILATAAFALPPPHNILAQHKPKHSKWVPASTSGTDRLAAGALLNVQNRLHSKTLSYNDSSACTADNVIVRREWSTLRPSQQRAYVRAVRCLQSKPSISGDLAPGARNRYDDFVATHINQTLSIHSTGNFLTWHRYYV; from the exons ATGATGAAGAGCACAATCATAACATACATCTTGGCGACCGCTGCTTTCGCGCTGCCTCCACCACATAACATTCTGGCGCAGCACAAACCAAAGCACAGCAAGTGGGTTCCCGCTTCGACTTCAGGAACCGACAGACTTGCAGCAGGGGCTCTTCTCAACGTACAGAACCGCCTTCACTCTAAAACATTATCATACAACGATTCCTCAGCTTGCACAGCCGACAATGTCATTGTTCGAAGAGAATGGTCTACGCTACGGCCAAGTCAGCAGCGAGCTTACGTGCGAGCTGTGCGATGCCTACAAAGCAAGCCATCAATCAGTGGCGATCTTGCACCAGGTGCTCGTAACCGCTACGATGATTTTGTGGCGACACATATCAACCAGACGCTCTCGATTCATTCGACG GGCAACTTCCTCACCTGGCACCGCTACTACGTCTAG
- a CDS encoding (R,R)-butanediol dehydrogenase, producing MRAVHFYAKEDIRLTHGVEDPVPLEGQVRIRPALAFVEQYSRGATLIPQHEHPLTGRCAPLTIGHEISGVVDDVGPGVCELQAGDHVAIQPILSDGTCYACQQNRPNCCAKQGFNGLSTDGGLADFLVVEAQNARKVPPNVPLAVAALVEPLSVAWHAVKCSVSKEDTSALVVGAGRIGLCMIQALKAHNVHNIIAADTNLTRRYAAIRAGAHHFVNPLEGSLEQTCAQLCAESNGVHVASDTAGKQVTLDQCVGALCVGGTVVNVAVWGGAARIVPNAFLLSEKRYMGTSVYTREDFDEVIQAVASGLMDPEFLITSRIAMSEVVSHGILKLLHNPGSDLKILVDMPKEACVKG from the exons ATGCGAGCGGTGCATTTCTACGCAAAAGAAGATATTCGATTGACTCACGGTGTCGAAGATCCTGTTCCTTTGGAAGGGCAAGTGCGAATACGGCCGGCGTTGGCATTTGTGGAACAG TACAGCAGAGGCGCTACCTTGATTCCTCAACACGAACACCCTCTAACTGGACGGTGTGCGCCATTGACCATCGGCCATGAGATCAGTGGCGTGGTAGATGATGTAGGCCCTGGCGTCTGCGAGCTTCAAGCTGGAGATCATGTAGCGATCCAGCCCATCCTCTCGGATGGCACATGCTATGCATGCCAGCAGAACCGACCAAATTGCTGTGCCAAGCAGGGGTTCAACGGTCTGA GTACCGATGGTGGCCTCGCAGATTTCCTCGTCGTTGAAGCACAGAATGCAAGAAAGGTACCGCCAAACGTACCATTGGCAGTCGCCG CACTGGTGGAGCCTCTCTCAGTGGCCTGGCACGCAGTCAAGTGCAGCGTCAGCAAGGAGGATACTTCAGCCTTGGTCGTTGGAGCTGGACGTATTGGCCTTTGCATGATACAAGCACTGAAGGCTCACAATGTACACAATATCATCGCTGCCGACACCAATCTGACCCGTCGATACGCCGCGATCAGAGCTGGAGCCCACCACTTTGTTAATCCTCTGGAGGGCAGCTTAGAGCAAACATGTGCCCAACTCTGTGCCGAAAGCAACGGCGTACACGTTGCATCCGACACTGCGGGTAAGCAGGTGACCTTGGACCAGTGCGTCGGCGCTCTCTGCGTTGGAGGAACGGTGGTGAATGTCGCGGTATGGGGTGGAGCTGCAAGGATCGTGCCCAACGCGTTCTTGCTCAGCGAGAAACGGTATATGGGTACTTCGGTGTACACCAGGGAGGATTTTGATGAGGTGATTCAGGCCGTTGCATCAG GTCTGATGGACCCGGAGTTCCTGATTACATCCCGCATTGCCATGTCGGAAGTGGTTTCTCATGGCATCCTCAAGCTTTTGCACAATCCGGGCTCAGACCTCAAGATCCTGGTGGATATGCCCAAGGAGGCGTGTGTCAAGGGGTGA